Proteins encoded together in one Chroogloeocystis siderophila 5.2 s.c.1 window:
- a CDS encoding ArsR/SmtB family transcription factor — translation MKLPKVTSCCTPLLSGRLTVDEATHLAAIFRVLSEPVRLQMLSLIAAQPSREVCACELAEPLGLSQPTVSHHLKLMYEAGLLKRERRGTWIYYQVLPEKLAMLRELLS, via the coding sequence ATGAAGTTACCTAAAGTTACATCTTGCTGTACACCCTTGCTCTCTGGTCGTCTTACAGTAGATGAGGCGACTCATCTAGCAGCAATTTTTCGCGTGTTGAGCGAGCCTGTGCGGTTGCAAATGCTGAGTTTAATTGCAGCGCAGCCATCTAGAGAGGTTTGTGCTTGTGAATTAGCAGAGCCGTTAGGACTTTCGCAACCAACCGTAAGTCATCATCTCAAGCTAATGTATGAGGCAGGTTTGCTCAAACGAGAGCGACGTGGGACGTGGATTTATTACCAAGTTTTGCCAGAGAAGTTAGCAATGTTGCGGGAATTACTCTCGTAG
- a CDS encoding ArsI/CadI family heavy metal resistance metalloenzyme codes for MSRVQLALNVRDIDSAVDFYSKLFATEPAKRRPGYANFAIAEPPLKLVLIENPKAAGKLNHLGIEVESSEQVKQASDRLQKSDLSVTPEHQTTCCYALQDKVSVKDPDGANWEVYVVLEDSATFGVSQKTEAPVCCS; via the coding sequence ATGTCTCGCGTTCAATTGGCGCTTAATGTTCGTGATATTGATTCTGCTGTTGATTTCTACAGCAAACTTTTTGCCACCGAGCCAGCAAAACGCCGCCCAGGTTATGCTAACTTTGCGATCGCCGAGCCTCCCTTGAAACTGGTACTGATCGAAAACCCGAAAGCAGCGGGTAAGTTAAATCATCTGGGAATTGAGGTAGAGTCATCTGAACAAGTCAAACAAGCTAGCGATCGCCTTCAAAAAAGTGACCTATCTGTGACACCCGAACACCAGACTACTTGTTGCTACGCTTTGCAAGATAAAGTTTCGGTGAAAGATCCAGATGGTGCTAACTGGGAAGTCTATGTAGTTTTGGAAGATTCGGCAACTTTTGGTGTGTCTCAGAAAACTGAAGCTCCAGTTTGTTGCTCCTAG
- a CDS encoding ATP-binding protein, whose amino-acid sequence MVVGLGIGKAIALIFIAIGAVWLTQQALEPIKKSFQRTQRIYGGCFARTAQSLDNAIKYTITGSSVIISIVQQKRCIVVRVEDDGIGIAPEYLPFVFQRFWRADKARSLFITTILFIGIASFHLVLVTSELLGYVSPVEVL is encoded by the coding sequence TTGGTCGTTGGTTTAGGAATTGGCAAAGCAATTGCGCTTATATTTATTGCAATTGGTGCAGTTTGGCTGACGCAGCAAGCTTTAGAACCGATCAAAAAAAGTTTTCAGCGAACTCAAAGAATTTACGGCGGATGCTTCGCACGAACTGCGCAATCCTTAGATAATGCGATTAAATACACAATTACAGGGAGCAGCGTTATCATTTCTATAGTGCAACAAAAGCGATGTATTGTTGTTCGTGTAGAAGATGATGGAATCGGAATTGCGCCTGAGTATTTGCCATTTGTCTTTCAACGCTTTTGGCGGGCGGATAAAGCGCGATCGCTTTTCATAACAACAATATTGTTCATCGGAATTGCCTCTTTTCATTTAGTACTTGTTACTTCAGAACTTCTGGGTTATGTATCTCCTGTAGAAGTTCTCTAA
- a CDS encoding tetratricopeptide repeat protein has translation MQLSLCMIVKNEEQTLAQCLRSVQGLVDEIVVLDTGSSDRTPDIAQKFGAKVYTFEWCNDFAKARNESLKYVRTDWVLVLDADEVLVPEIVPSLKQAIQHDRFLLINLLRQEVGAAQSPYSQVSRLFRRHPNLCFSRPYHALVDDSVARIMSKEPQWQVGYLPNVAILHEGYQRGAIAQKDKFTQAQTAMEGFFSTHPNDPYVCSKLGALYVETGSWHRGIELLEQGLKRSGLNAQILYELHYHLGIAYSRLQQLQKAIAHYQAAIGLSIYPLLKLGAYNNLGNLKQATGDLNGAKLAYEIALQIDPKFAVGYYNLGMTLKAMGLLNEAIIKYQQAISLNPKYAEAYQNLGVVLLKLGKLNDSLAAFKQSIALHEVQNPVEANRLRQGLAEMGFAV, from the coding sequence ATGCAACTTAGTTTGTGCATGATTGTGAAAAATGAAGAACAAACACTAGCGCAGTGTCTGAGAAGTGTTCAGGGTTTAGTTGATGAAATTGTTGTTCTAGATACAGGTTCAAGCGATCGCACACCTGATATTGCTCAAAAATTTGGTGCAAAGGTTTATACATTTGAGTGGTGTAATGACTTTGCTAAAGCACGTAATGAGTCTTTAAAGTATGTCCGCACGGATTGGGTTTTGGTGTTAGACGCAGATGAAGTCTTAGTTCCAGAAATTGTTCCGTCACTGAAGCAAGCAATACAACACGATCGCTTCTTGCTGATTAATTTATTGCGACAAGAAGTCGGCGCAGCGCAATCGCCTTACTCGCAAGTTTCACGCTTATTTCGGCGTCACCCAAATCTTTGCTTTTCGCGCCCGTATCACGCATTAGTCGATGATAGCGTAGCTCGGATTATGAGCAAAGAACCTCAATGGCAAGTTGGTTATTTACCTAATGTGGCAATTTTGCACGAAGGATATCAACGCGGTGCGATCGCGCAAAAAGATAAGTTTACCCAAGCCCAAACCGCAATGGAAGGCTTTTTTAGCACGCACCCGAACGATCCGTACGTGTGTAGCAAACTTGGTGCATTGTACGTCGAGACGGGTTCTTGGCATCGCGGAATTGAATTATTAGAACAAGGGCTGAAACGCAGTGGTTTAAATGCGCAAATTTTATATGAACTGCACTATCACTTAGGAATTGCTTATAGTCGCTTACAACAGCTACAAAAAGCGATCGCGCACTATCAAGCAGCCATCGGGTTATCGATTTATCCTTTACTCAAACTTGGTGCGTACAACAATTTAGGGAACTTAAAGCAAGCAACAGGCGATCTCAACGGCGCAAAATTGGCGTATGAAATTGCGTTGCAGATCGATCCTAAATTTGCCGTAGGGTACTACAACTTGGGAATGACTTTGAAAGCGATGGGATTGTTGAATGAAGCGATCATCAAGTATCAGCAAGCGATCTCGCTCAATCCAAAATACGCCGAAGCGTATCAAAATTTGGGCGTTGTCCTTCTCAAACTTGGTAAGCTAAACGATAGTTTGGCTGCTTTTAAACAGTCAATAGCACTCCACGAAGTACAAAATCCTGTCGAAGCAAACCGGTTACGCCAAGGATTAGCCGAGATGGGGTTTGCCGTGTGA
- a CDS encoding fasciclin domain-containing protein produces the protein MTKMHIHSTPLKRLASLLGIVGVSIAANFPIVAQSQGVLNPRPSIFNEPPYNRTPGTTPGATPPVAPAPPTAPVTPPTAPTTPPQGEAPGAANNIVALAAANSSFKTLTAALQAAGLTETLSGTGPFTVFAPTDEAFAALPQDALQELLRPENRQLLVQILTYHVVPARVQSNELQPGEVKTVEGEAVNVKTSASGVTVNDARVVQPDIQASNGVIHAIDRVLLPPSL, from the coding sequence ATGACGAAAATGCACATTCACAGCACTCCACTTAAAAGGTTAGCTAGCTTACTAGGAATTGTTGGCGTTAGTATCGCAGCGAACTTTCCGATAGTTGCACAAAGCCAAGGCGTTCTCAACCCTAGACCGAGTATCTTTAATGAGCCTCCCTATAACCGAACTCCTGGTACAACCCCAGGCGCTACTCCTCCTGTTGCACCCGCACCGCCTACAGCACCAGTAACACCGCCTACAGCACCCACGACCCCTCCACAAGGGGAAGCCCCAGGAGCGGCTAACAACATAGTAGCTTTAGCCGCAGCAAATAGTTCTTTCAAAACACTGACAGCAGCATTACAAGCCGCAGGTTTGACTGAAACTTTGTCAGGAACAGGACCGTTTACTGTTTTTGCGCCTACAGATGAAGCTTTTGCTGCTTTACCACAAGATGCGCTTCAGGAATTGTTAAGACCAGAAAATCGGCAACTCTTAGTACAAATTTTAACCTACCACGTAGTTCCCGCACGCGTTCAATCAAATGAACTCCAGCCTGGGGAAGTGAAAACTGTTGAAGGTGAAGCAGTTAATGTTAAAACTTCTGCAAGTGGAGTAACAGTAAATGATGCGAGAGTTGTTCAGCCAGACATTCAAGCTAGCAATGGCGTTATTCACGCGATTGATAGAGTATTGTTACCACCTAGTCTTTAA